A single genomic interval of Jatrophihabitans endophyticus harbors:
- a CDS encoding acyl-CoA dehydrogenase family protein → MDYTTSARGIALRQQLRDLVDTSMPKNFLGAFTSNPRDLDVAQAFCAMLAEHELLTPAWPAEYGGTGSGPWEQAIVREEMWAHFEPRGAQYMGVNWVGPAIMRFGTDAQRREHLSRIANGTVIWCQGFSEPETGSDLASLRTAARPDGDGWRVEGQKVWTSYAGMAQWCFLLARTSTGPTKHHGITVFLVPMDRPGIRVVPIASMLGPHHLNEVFWEGVRVTRDDVLGEVDQGWSIVREALAFERVGIARYARCDRLLNLAPVALKERWDELPASLRQRWAAALVHTRQARLLAYRVIELQETGDVDPADSAAYRIAATGVDQEVAEVLMDMVEQYAVGASDREQLFVRAVDDHWRYAQAATVASGSMEMQRLLLSRSLLGSR, encoded by the coding sequence GTGGACTACACCACCTCGGCGCGCGGCATCGCCCTTCGGCAGCAGCTGCGAGATCTCGTCGACACCTCGATGCCGAAGAACTTCCTCGGCGCGTTCACGAGCAACCCGCGCGACCTCGACGTCGCCCAGGCGTTCTGCGCCATGCTCGCCGAGCACGAGCTGCTGACGCCGGCGTGGCCGGCGGAGTACGGCGGTACCGGTTCGGGCCCGTGGGAGCAGGCCATCGTCCGCGAGGAGATGTGGGCGCACTTCGAGCCGCGCGGCGCGCAGTACATGGGCGTCAACTGGGTGGGCCCGGCGATCATGCGCTTCGGGACCGACGCGCAACGCCGCGAACACCTGTCGCGTATCGCGAACGGCACCGTCATCTGGTGTCAGGGCTTCTCCGAGCCCGAGACGGGCTCCGACCTCGCCTCGCTGCGCACGGCCGCGCGCCCCGACGGCGACGGCTGGCGCGTCGAGGGCCAGAAGGTGTGGACGAGCTACGCCGGGATGGCGCAGTGGTGCTTCCTCCTGGCGCGCACGTCCACCGGCCCCACGAAGCACCACGGCATCACCGTCTTCCTCGTGCCCATGGACCGCCCCGGCATCCGGGTGGTTCCGATCGCCTCCATGCTCGGCCCGCACCACCTCAACGAGGTGTTCTGGGAGGGCGTCCGGGTCACGCGCGACGACGTGCTCGGCGAGGTCGACCAGGGCTGGTCGATCGTGCGGGAGGCGCTGGCCTTCGAACGGGTGGGTATCGCGCGCTACGCGCGCTGCGACCGCCTGCTCAATCTCGCGCCGGTCGCGTTGAAGGAGCGGTGGGACGAGCTGCCCGCCTCGTTGCGGCAGCGCTGGGCGGCCGCCCTCGTGCACACCCGCCAGGCCCGCCTGCTCGCCTACCGGGTGATCGAGCTGCAGGAGACCGGCGACGTCGACCCGGCCGACTCGGCCGCGTACCGGATCGCCGCGACCGGCGTGGACCAGGAGGTGGCCGAGGTGCTCATGGACATGGTCGAGCAGTACGCGGTCGGTGCGTCGGACCGCGAGCAGCTGTTCGTGCGCGCCGTCGACGACCACTGGCGCTACGCGCAGGCGGCCACCGTCGCCTCCGGAAGCATGGAGATGCAGCGGCTGCTGCTGTCGCGCTCGCTGCTGGGCAGCCGGTGA
- a CDS encoding acyl-CoA dehydrogenase family protein gives MRTVLADEATEFAAVVERAVRRAGGFELVARAERGEPAADEVERAFAELGVWDLRARDGDVDAEVAAAVCRSAGRWALPYPVAERLAGHPAAGYDAVALATARGPRINLHRDGLRWLVSDGLTSTAPVTSVGEPLGTKLGSLVRDAEVGAWSEDADVAPLSHVFGCWVLLGMCETALDLTRQHLLDRHQFGKPLASFQALQFRLADTAAALQGFGELAKYTLWSVTTAQVGRAGDALALRLSALETAETVFRTAHQLHGAMGFCDEVPLSWLSRYSQPIRRLPWGRSETEVRLLQAIETVPFAGLFSSGDAGAILVQ, from the coding sequence GTGAGGACGGTACTGGCCGACGAGGCCACGGAGTTCGCGGCCGTCGTCGAGCGCGCGGTCCGGCGCGCCGGCGGCTTCGAGCTCGTGGCCCGGGCCGAGCGCGGTGAGCCGGCGGCCGACGAGGTGGAGCGCGCTTTCGCCGAGCTCGGCGTGTGGGACCTGCGGGCCCGGGACGGTGACGTCGACGCCGAGGTCGCCGCGGCGGTGTGCCGGTCGGCCGGTCGGTGGGCGCTGCCGTACCCGGTGGCCGAGCGACTGGCCGGCCACCCCGCCGCCGGCTACGACGCGGTTGCCCTGGCCACCGCGCGCGGGCCGCGGATCAACCTGCACCGGGACGGCCTGCGCTGGCTCGTGTCCGACGGGTTGACCTCGACCGCTCCCGTCACCTCGGTGGGCGAACCGCTCGGGACCAAGCTGGGCTCGCTCGTGCGCGACGCGGAGGTCGGTGCGTGGAGCGAGGACGCCGACGTGGCGCCGCTCTCGCACGTGTTCGGCTGCTGGGTGCTGCTGGGGATGTGCGAGACCGCGCTCGATCTCACCCGCCAGCACCTGCTCGACCGTCACCAGTTCGGCAAGCCGTTGGCGAGCTTCCAGGCGCTGCAGTTCCGCCTGGCCGACACCGCGGCCGCGCTGCAGGGCTTCGGTGAACTGGCCAAGTACACGTTGTGGTCGGTGACCACCGCCCAGGTCGGCCGCGCGGGCGACGCGCTGGCGCTGCGGCTGTCGGCGCTGGAGACGGCCGAGACGGTGTTCCGCACCGCGCACCAGCTGCACGGGGCGATGGGGTTCTGCGACGAGGTGCCGCTGTCGTGGCTGTCGCGCTACAGCCAGCCGATCCGCCGCCTGCCGTGGGGCCGCTCCGAGACCGAGGTACGGCTGCTGCAGGCCATCGAGACCGTCCCCTTCGCCGGACTGTTCAGCTCCGGCGACGCGGGCGCCATCCTGGTGCAATGA